ACCTTTATCCAGTGATCGGGCCATAGATTTTTTATATAGTTCATTTTGAAGATATGATTTTACGTAAAATGAATTGTTTTCGGCAGTTGAATAGCCCATTCCTCATTCCTTTGATGTTAGTTTTAAAAAATCCGTTCTTCCCACAGACTGTATGCACTGGTTCCGGCGATACAGTGTTCCTGGGTGATACTTTCATAGGTGAACGATATCGACTCCTCCGGCTGCCCCTGACTGTTTGAAATAGTATGCGGCACATTATGTGAAATTTTGGCGATACGCGCGTTAATCAATTTCACCTTAAAATATAGCTCATTGATGCCAAAACGATTTGTGCGGTAATAGTCAAAATCGCAAGTCAGGCACTCATTTTCAGTAATAGATTTGCTCAGCAACGGGCTGGATTTATCCACTGGTTTCTGGATAGTTAACGCCAGATGATTAACGTTCTGCGCCCGGCTTAGACCGTGGCTTAACCCCAGCACCATAATCTGATCCATATGCGCAATTTGTGCTTTATTACCGATGGAGGCCTGGGAAGAACATCCCGCAGAAATTAGCCCCTGTTGTTGTCCGTTCAGTGTCAGATAAACAAGATTTGCCATGTTAATACTCCTTTTGGCCGGTAATTATTTCCCGGCGTTGGTGTCCGTAGTTGCCATTTTCGGCAGGGAATTATTTTTCAGTAATATCCAGCGGCTTAATACGCCACCCAGCCGTGTATTAATCTCTTTTTCCAGGGCATCTGTATTCTGTCCCTGCGCACGAGCCTCCTGATATTGCGTCAGCAGGAACTCCAGTGGAGTCTCCTGGCTTAATGAGCGCTCCGCCTTCCAGACAACATTCTTGATGTAAGAAAGAGTGAGTCCTTCTTTTTCACGCTGCATCACAAGATCGGCAAAAGCCCGCAGATCCAGGCGGGTCTGCTGCCAGCCTTTTAGCTGAGGCGTGTTTTCTGCACGGGTTTTCAGGGTTTCGTTCCACTGCGCACTTGCCTGTTGCTGCTGCAAGCTTTCCGGCCACAGGCTATCTGCCTGATGCACCATCTGCATCCCGGTTTCCAGCGGCTGTAACGGCGAAGCATCAGGAAGCCGTTTCAGTCTTTCCTCATAACTCTTCAGTTCAGGGGAAGACAGCCAGAGAGTTGCTGCCCCCTGCGCGGTGTCACTCACCCGTGCCAGTTGTTGCTGTAGCGGGTGAACTTGCCACCACCAAACGGCCGTAGCGATAGCTGTTGTGCAGGCAATACCCGCTATAAAAACTTTGATGCTACGACCTCGCGTTGGTGCGGTCCCTGCGCCTAACATACTGCGAACTGACACCTTTATTTCAGGCAAATCGGGCAGAGGAAACATTGCCTCCGGCACAGTGGTGGATTGCGCACTCTCCGGCGCATACACCAGAGTTCTTAGCGTGGTATCCGAGACGCCCACGGCACCATTTTTTGGCGCTGGTTCAAGCCGCTTTCGCGTGTTCTGCACAAAATAGAGCAGGTTTTCCACTCGCGGCTGGCGCTTCAGTTCTACCTGCTGGAGTTTGTCGCAGATAAGCTGTAATGCCCGCTCTGTACGGTAGAGCAGAGGCAGATCAGAACCAATAAATGACAGTTGCTGACGCAGGATGTTGCCAGTGCGCACATTGAACCAGTCGAGCATTTCAGCTCGAGCTATGCCACCCTGCGGCCAGAACTTCTCCCATTCATGGCTTATCATCGCGGCCAGCAGTTCCGTCCCCTCACAAAAACCCGCCAGCCCCTGCGTGCGAGTACGCGCCAGCGTGTAATAAGAGGCGGTATGCAAATCCACACCGTTAGATTTGAAAATCGTCAGCGCCAGCGATTCGACCAGCCGCCAGTTCAGTTCCGGTTGCGACGGGTGATTCGCTTTGTTGATTTCTTCACGAATAGCGCTGAACTCCGGCAGATTGCGCGGATCCTTCCCCGTGATGATTTGAATTTCAGATGAGTCCATCATTTAATATCCCAGCATCAGTACAGCGTATCCGGCAGTCGGAATTCACTGAACAGCCCACCAGTGAACGGATTGTCTTCGGTATCGGTATGAATCCGGTACACCATCGCGCCACCGTCAACGTTAAACCGAACGTTGAAAGTGCCATTTTGCACACTGGTCAGTTGCCCCGCCCCGAATAACCGGAACTGCGCCCACGGCCCATTGAAGCTGATGCTGCGCGGTGAGCTTCCGCCCGCCCCGACTAATGTCAGCTTACTTTCGTTGCCTTCACGCATATTGTTCGGCCAGACAAGGTGCGACGTAAAACTCCGCCCTTGAGCGTAATCGACAAGCTGACCATCAAGGTTCAACACGCTGCGGCGTTTATTGCCTGACAGTGACACGGTTTCCACCGCAAATTGCGTGCCCAGCCCGTTTTGCTTACTGAAGAAGATGTCACGAATTTTCTGTGCGGTGTCCAGTTGCTGACTAATGTCCTCACGAATAATCACGCTGTTATCCCCATCTTCCAGGGAGAGGTCGTTCTCCATAAATAGCTTCAGGTTATGCTGGTAGAAGCTGTCCAGTACGCCGTCCGGTTTAAAGAAACGTTCGAATGCATCCAAAGACGCATCTTGTTGCCCGTGTGGGTTAAACGGATAGTTGTTTGCAAGCTGCTCGTTGAACGGTTTCACCACGTTGTCGCGCCAGTCCACTTCCATATAGTGAACGGCTTCCACCATTACGACATGCCACGCCTGGTCAGCCAGTTTGCCCACCCAGCGGTTGAGCGGTGCAGGCAGGGTTTTTGCCATCTGGCGCGTAGTAAATATTGGGTCGCTGCTGTTCTGATCCAGCCGCAATTGCACGGCCTTTAGGGCAGATTTTCCTGGCACCGGCGCATTTTGTACCGCCAACAGATAACGATGTAGTTCTGTCAGTTGCTGATACACCGCCTGCATCGTGTTTTCTTTATCTTTCTGTACCGCCAGCGTGCTGTTTTCTGCGGCAAACTCATGCCCCAAGCGAGTCAACAAACGGTAGTCTGGCTCGGCCTGCGCTTCATCCCGTGCTTTGTCGTCCAGTTTTTCAGAAAGGAGGGCAGGCTGCGTGTTATCCCGCAGCGCGGTCAGCGCACGCTGGAGTGGCTGATCGCCACTGATCACCTGTTCCAGCGCGCTGGTCAGTTGTGCAATCGACTCATACTCGCGCACGTTGAGGTTATCCATTCCAGCCCGCCAGGTCGCGGTGTAGTCACTGATATATTGTTCCGTCAGTTGACGCTGGATTTCTGTGCGGTCGGCATCACTGTATTTTATGCTTCGGGTGAGGTTCAGCACCCACGAGTCCATCGCCGTCAGCTCCACCAGCTCATCACGCTGTTTTACGAAGTAGCTTTGTAGCCCATAGCGAGTGAGAAACTGCGGGACGACGAGTTTATTGTCGTCTGCGGAGGTAAACACCGATTCAAAAGTGGGGCCAACCTGGTCGCGCAAGTTTAAATCCGCAGGCAGTACACCCAGCGCCCGCGTTTTCAGGCTCTGGTAGACGCGCTGATAGACCGGCAACTTGCTCAATTCTTTTTGTGCCACCACCACCGGGCTGTCATAAGGCGTCCAGCGGCTTATAGCGTCCCCATCGCCTTTCTCACGCTCTGCATGCCAGTCCGTGTGTAATAGTGCGTAATCCAGATGGGACATCAACTGTGCCTGGATATCACGCTGACCGTGGTACGCTTCGCCATATACTGTTTAACCACTTCATTATTGCGACCGCTTTTGTCCTCCAGCATCCTGATGACGCGCAGTACCGCGAGTTTTTCCTCGCTTTCCGGAGGGGCGGCATTCATTGCTTTTATAAGGCCATTAAAAAGGGAGGGCAGATAACGCTGTTCTAATAGTTGAAGGTAAGTCTGTTCCACATACGGCCCGATGCGTTTGCCCTGATATAACCCCATATCCGCCAGACGGCTGCGATCGCCCCAGTCACCATAAGCCAAAGTGGCATCACGAACCGGGTTAAGCAGCGGCAATTGAAGGTGGCCATCTTCGTCAATTCCCTGCGGAGGCGGCACTTCCATAAAAGCTTTAGCCTGCGCTAAAACCTGGACGCCAGCGCGCCAGTTACTGTTGTAGTAGTGCTGCCAGCCGGTGACTGCCAATACAGCAAGCACTGCACTACTGGCAGAAAACACCATCATCCGACGACGGGCATTCCCCAACCAGACACTGTTTTCCCCAGACAGATTGGGTTCTGCCAGCAACGCCTGTGGGAAAAGGTTGCGGGTGAAATACGGCACCGTATCCACCAGCGGCCATGCCGCGAGTGGCCCGCTACCCAGTTGATACTGGCGAGCGGCAGACTGCATGAAAATGTCATCCATCTGACCGCGCTGTAATGAAGAGGTCAGATACACACCACGCAGCATCACATCCATGTTTTCGCCGTCCAGCAGGCCACTGAGTAAGGCGATGAGATGCTCACGGCCACCTTGTATCTGGCGAGCAAAGCTGAACAGAGAACTGCGGGAGTGGTTCTGTGCCAACATCAGATCTGGCAAAGAGTGATTCATCCGCTCTCCCCATGCCTGCCAGAAGCTGCTCAGTTCGGCCTGCCAGTCATCATTTTCGTGGGCATGGCGAGTAAAGGTGACACCGAGGAT
The nucleotide sequence above comes from Buttiauxella selenatireducens. Encoded proteins:
- a CDS encoding VasL domain-containing protein; amino-acid sequence: MMDSSEIQIITGKDPRNLPEFSAIREEINKANHPSQPELNWRLVESLALTIFKSNGVDLHTASYYTLARTRTQGLAGFCEGTELLAAMISHEWEKFWPQGGIARAEMLDWFNVRTGNILRQQLSFIGSDLPLLYRTERALQLICDKLQQVELKRQPRVENLLYFVQNTRKRLEPAPKNGAVGVSDTTLRTLVYAPESAQSTTVPEAMFPLPDLPEIKVSVRSMLGAGTAPTRGRSIKVFIAGIACTTAIATAVWWWQVHPLQQQLARVSDTAQGAATLWLSSPELKSYEERLKRLPDASPLQPLETGMQMVHQADSLWPESLQQQQASAQWNETLKTRAENTPQLKGWQQTRLDLRAFADLVMQREKEGLTLSYIKNVVWKAERSLSQETPLEFLLTQYQEARAQGQNTDALEKEINTRLGGVLSRWILLKNNSLPKMATTDTNAGK
- a CDS encoding Hcp family type VI secretion system effector encodes the protein MANLVYLTLNGQQQGLISAGCSSQASIGNKAQIAHMDQIMVLGLSHGLSRAQNVNHLALTIQKPVDKSSPLLSKSITENECLTCDFDYYRTNRFGINELYFKVKLINARIAKISHNVPHTISNSQGQPEESISFTYESITQEHCIAGTSAYSLWEERIF